The DNA sequence ATCAATGTTCACGAAACCAGCAGTTTGAGCATTATGttcacaaaattgaaaatatgaaacTAAATCGCATTCACTCGCACAATTATTGATTTGATAGTACAGCCCAACAGATAGTTGTGTACCGGTATATAATTTCAGTCAACATCCATTTTCAACTATGATTTAAAGTTCGTTAGTCTAATAAAAATCAGTTCTATTTGCACTCATTCAAATATCACTCTCCTTGTGAAATTCTAAGAGTCTTTCTTTCCAGATGCCATCATGTTGACAAactctgaaaataaaaaaaatgtaaattgatCAGTGATCATCAAACCTAACTACTGTGGACAATAAATCAAAAACGTAAAGTAGTTATTTCGCAATTATTCAATTTAAAGATCACAATACTCCCCTCCTCACGCTCAACTGTGATTACGTGGCGGAAATTCAGAACAAATGAGTCAATTATATGTACCTGCTTGAATATGATTGCCAATCTGTCTGAATACTAATTAAAAATATACCAATACAAATTAATTGTCAATCAACATGAACACATATCAATAACTGAATTTATTGACTCGAATACATCTTTGAAAATGGTTTCAATCTTAAACAGGCCGAATAAATTTCAGCATTATTAAAGAAACACCGTCATTTTAAATGCATGGTTTTGAGCTCGAATATCTGCGAAATACATTCACATTACAAAATTCATTGACGACTGCAGCGAAATGATTAAAAAGCATGCTCATTGGTTCCTACAGAATGAAACAAACTGTTCCCACGTTTAAATCAAAGTCGTAGATGATCAGATTTTATGTAATAAAAGCATAGTTTATTAGATTACTACTGAATGATTTGAAGTTTCATTTGTCATAGTAAAACAGGCGTATATAGATTGTGTCTTATACTTCCCAACACTTGCAACTGCgttacatttttataaacaGAGATATCTTTATTGATTGATGGTTTCTGCCAGTAatgaattttatatgtattcgtTAATGTTGCCGATTTATCAATAATGAAGCAGAATGTTGTTAAATATTAAAGAAGGATCTATGACTTTAGTTCATACAATgcacatgttttgttttgtattcgCCTACTGATCCCATATTAGAGTTTACCATTTCGTGAGCATGCAGCTTGCTGTATATCTCTGTTATTTAAAGTTTTTTAAGAACTTAGAATTAGAAAGAACGATGACAAATTGATTTTCTTTAGCCACGAATTATTCATTCGAGCGTGCACgcttttatttaaaatcaacagaAAACCAACCATTTTCCCCACGTGATGGGCTTCTATCATGCTTAGTGTGACCCGTAGTCGGACAGGCTACCCTAAAGTAATCTCTAAAAGCCCACTGCAGTTACTAATGATAATTATACGCGTAATAGTAATCAATCACAAATATGACAGAATTTCGTTTTCGGGtaagttttcaaaaaaatattgtcGATGCAAAACCCTGTGTATAATTAGTAATTTTGTGAGAATGTCACAATGCCCTATAACATAACAAATCAATATGATTTTCACAGgataattgtttaattttcGTATACAGTTAATGCAAAGATAATTCCAACTGTAAATgtcttcatgaaaggtgaagataacatgttttcaatttttgcaTCACCTAAAATTTAGACATGCAAAGGTTGGGATGGAGTTTACTTAATGAAAAGGttaagataaggaacagtgatcattctcataactcctatagggaatacaaaataaagagttgggcaaacgcggacccctgagcataccagaagtgggatcaggtgcctaggaggagtaagcatcccatgttgaccggtcacacccgccatgaaccctatatattGCTCTATGAAGTGCTATCATTCAGATCAGGTTACTTGGATACAGAAATAGCCTCTTTTACTTCAATAACttgcatatgtatgtacatagaTATCAACACATTCTTAATTCCCTGTGCTTGGTGGGTGTACTGGATATTCAGGAAAAAACAATAATACCCACTTAGTTCACAATTATTCGATTATGATCTTACCGTCGTAGTTAACCTGTCCATCACCATCTTGATCTGCCTCTCGAATCATCTCGTCAACTTCTTCGTCTGTAAGTCGTTCTCCCAGGCTCTTCATCACATGACGTAATTCAGAAGCGCTAATGAATCCGTTGCCATCTTTGTCGAATACCTTGAAGGCTTCCTTCAATTCCTCTTTTGTGTCTGTGTCCCTCATTTTGCGAGCCATCATTTGAAGAAATTCCTCAAAATCAATCGTCCCACTCTCTGCAATAACATATGATATTATGGAAATAAATCTAGTTTCAAATTTTATACTGCCTTTATTCTGATGCCTTTTAATTTTCAGTATTTCGCTGAAAAGAATTGCACTTAAGTAAATTAGAACCTAGCCTAAATTCAAATCTTACACCCTGAATCATCattaatatgaaaggtgaagatagcaaacagtcatcaatctcataactcctataagcaatacaaaattgagagttgggcaaatacggacccctggatacacctgaggtgggataaagtgtctaggaggagtaagcatcccctgtcgacaggtcacatccgccgtgagccatatatcttgatcaggtaaacggagttatccgtagtcaaaatcagtgtgccaataacggcctaacaatcggtatgaaacaatgaaacaagtcagacagcatttgacccaatggtaggttgtattggcaaactagatcgttataacggccatagaatttgcgaaatgctgattttaaacgagactggtgAAACttttgcaccatcaacttgtttgtcagtatcctgcatcgatttaaaaactgatcatatgcagaacaagctcttgcgtatcgaatcagttgtgagatataaacaccatatgcatatgatcttattatatgattgaacaATTTCGAACTCTCTGATTACCGATGATCCAACAAATATTCATCTACATATGCCGTcgagtttttttttgtttttttttttttttttttttttcttccaacaTTATATCgaacataaattttgaatttccaaaTTCATAGAATTGGTTATTACTTTTGGTCCTCGAGTGATAACtcgtgtttttttgtttttttatcacTTTCAACTAAGTCTTGCACGCTAGCTTTTAACAGAGATGCCCAAATCGAACCAGGTATTGTTTGGTAATGTATAGTAGTCGGTTTCGATGTTTTCATATTCCATCATAGAATAAAAGAATTGACATTTTGTCAATCAATACAATGTTTTAGTTAAGGCCGAGAGCAAAAGATCGAAGTCGGATAAAATTCTTCTTTCAAATAGTTTGGGAGAGTGAGTGGTTAAAAAACTCCCGAAAGTCTCGGTCATCCGACATCGAATTTATCATAATACACAAATATTTATGGTACGAGATAACGTTTTTAAACGCTCCTATTTTTGTCACTACAGCCTTTTTGTCGGGGTGAACAGCTATCGCATTGTTTACGatatacataaatgtacaaTGAAAGCACAGCAGGAGTTCCGTCACTTCAGCATGAAGTGATCAGAACTGAGGTGACGTAATGAATGTTTAGAAATAACGATTTATTCTCCTACATATTAATGAATATTGTAAGTGACttaaaaaatatacttttaataAACATTAGAAAATGTACTTATATACAGAATGTTATTTAGATGTAGTACTATTGTGTTTAATATCACATGATAATCGATTTGGGTCAACATTCAGCACAATAAGTTTTTAGGGTGGAAGAAATCTTGATATGTGAATTAAGCTTTTTTTAtcattgatcttttgacctcGCCCCTTACCATACCTTTCGGTGAATATTACTTTCAAGTAGCTGCATGAGACATGATATCGAGCTGAAAATACCATGAATAGTATAATACTTTTTACGTTCAGAGACTTTCTTTATTACTGTGCATGTACATACAGAGAGCCTACAGCTAATCCAAGctacatatgtaatacaaatCAAAGATTAGGTATACCAACAACAAATATGAAGAACCAATAAATATGATgacaacaaaagaaaaagtaaatatcaGCTCCTTTATTTACcaaacaaagcaaacaaatgCGGATCAAGATCAACAAAGTCACGGAGCCACCTTTTACATTCTAAAACAGTATGGTGGACAAATATAATTAAAGGTCATACGCTGCTAAAAATATTTGTCACAGACACAAAGCTTGTGGTTTTCTAATGGTACACAGAAATATTCCTATCTTGTGATCAgccattcaaaaaattactttgttaaacagcACTTTCATTCTACGCACAAGTTTTAGGAAATGCCGGAGTTCTTGATGGACAAAAATCTGCATCGTCCTTGGTGATAAGGTCTTCCAACATTctgctggaattcccatggacaggACTTGTACTTCATtcttagttgacctgtttttatattaattcttatcaggcagaatttatttataATCTTCTACCCGAGAggaaaacatctcttgttgtggccttcaacccggcatttagatatattggtgacattttatctattaaaaatattcattttcatccatatgtcgcAGTAAACTCGAAACAATCGACACCAGATTCTCaaatatctgcttcatatttgaatactttattatgtttcataccgattatttggccgttcttggc is a window from the Ostrea edulis chromosome 5, xbOstEdul1.1, whole genome shotgun sequence genome containing:
- the LOC125649263 gene encoding calmodulin-A-like; this translates as MAQKEQIKLSDEQVAEFREAFNLFDKDGDGSITTTELGTVMRSLGQNPTESELQDMINEVDYDESGTIDFEEFLQMMARKMRDTDTKEELKEAFKVFDKDGNGFISASELRHVMKSLGERLTDEEVDEMIREADQDGDGQVNYDEFVNMMASGKKDS